A region from the uncultured Draconibacterium sp. genome encodes:
- a CDS encoding two-component regulator propeller domain-containing protein, whose amino-acid sequence MKYSLNTIFFFFLLLAFCFSITESKAQAELSFDIFRLEEGLPNNQVQCIYQDQKGWIWVGTSQGLSRFNGYDFTNYLPNSQDSCSLKGHLIRTIKEDKKGNLLIGTENGGLNVFNRQKEKFFLPHKNDPEYATKEFSVNDIILNNDGSFWLATDFNVLHMDSTGTITPLNPVLKEDTRGVEDVYIRCLVKDHEGKLWIGSDNGVFIYDENKNNLDHFPLPFGTTENKEIWELFLDDDGELWIGTYALGLFIVNPSTKTVNKVSLQSSVKRTATVKAISKGIFGDYWIGTRGGLFRYSKQTGVKGFYRNNIQEPRSLSNNSILSIFHDQRGDTWIGTRGGLNLLAKSKQVFHSFTAQHNDDRYLNSSTIYALWMDKQNRVWCGTEDGGVNIYNPKSGRYNYITTEGRPGYTISQNCIKALKNDNEGNLWVATFLGGIDVIDLGTGRVTNYSHKTNQAGTLSDNRVWDICIDEDEQVWIATSKGIDRYDKNSNMFIHYPQLNGHESIQWIKADSKGNLWMGSGDELIVFNYRQNKINRWFERTRSMLEDAQNQIWVATNDKGIALYSVDNGPKKYYNETDGLSNNQALCILEDKHKNLWISTTNGLSKFNPRKEIFQRFTSKDGLANNQFCYGAALKSDNGDLYFGTVSGFNVFNPNEINVDESGVPLVFTDLKVFNKTVPVGTDKKSILKQSITETDHLVFNHKQNVFTLEFAALNYVNSENNLYSYKLEGFNTDWNEPSKSRTATYTNLNPGNYTLRIKRIIIGAEEDQAELQMTITILPPFWKTRWFLFLVFLFIFALVYTTIQFFINREKIKTQLLIERSNARKLHEIDMMKLKFFTNISHEIRTPLTLILGPLNKLTQSKNIDPETKENLHLMHRNAQNLDRLISQLLDFRKLQSGNLKLNLTEADIVSFVNSIVNSFRDYAIEKDIKLSFKSLKKRLFVSFDPDKVEKIINNLLSNAFKYTEANGSIAVNLSLIFDAADDDFTDANEEKQFIEISIKDTGKGIPRKNMDRIFMRFFQNDETDAKTGAGIGLALVKDLVKLHKGEIFVTSKEGKGTRFTIRIPYNEGIEKPAQQKQLPNLSEQESIASPVITQAQAPKEDAKIMLIVEDNADVRQFISSHFTAYYQIHQAVNGEDGWIKALETVPDIIISDIIMPEVNGYELCKRIKSDERTSHIPILLLTAMHSKEHELKGLTKGADDYITKPFDLSVLQAKVENILSMRDSLKEKYTSKMILEPTNVVLTSPDEKFLKRVVDVVEENIGDSELDIENFAGKVGISRMQLYRKLQALTNMTVKEFIRHIRLKRATQLLDQQKLNISEIAYQVGFKDLSHFRKCFKREFGMSATEYLAKKNQEKESA is encoded by the coding sequence ATGAAATACAGCTTAAATACCATCTTTTTCTTCTTTTTATTACTTGCTTTTTGTTTTTCTATTACCGAGTCAAAGGCACAAGCGGAATTAAGTTTCGACATTTTCAGATTGGAAGAAGGGCTCCCAAATAACCAGGTTCAATGCATTTATCAAGATCAAAAAGGTTGGATATGGGTAGGTACCAGCCAGGGATTAAGCAGGTTTAACGGCTACGATTTTACCAACTACCTTCCCAACTCTCAAGACTCTTGCAGTTTAAAGGGACACCTCATCAGAACCATTAAAGAAGACAAAAAAGGGAACTTGCTCATTGGTACCGAAAACGGAGGTTTAAATGTATTTAATCGCCAAAAAGAAAAGTTTTTCCTTCCGCATAAAAACGATCCGGAATATGCCACCAAAGAGTTCTCAGTTAACGATATCATTCTGAACAACGACGGTTCGTTTTGGCTAGCTACCGATTTTAATGTTTTACACATGGACAGTACAGGTACAATAACACCCTTAAATCCTGTATTAAAAGAAGATACACGCGGAGTTGAAGATGTTTATATAAGATGCCTCGTAAAAGACCACGAGGGAAAACTTTGGATTGGCTCCGATAACGGCGTATTTATTTATGATGAAAACAAGAATAATCTGGATCATTTTCCACTTCCCTTTGGCACAACGGAAAACAAAGAGATATGGGAATTATTTCTTGATGATGATGGCGAACTATGGATAGGCACTTACGCACTGGGCCTGTTTATTGTTAATCCATCCACAAAAACGGTAAATAAAGTTTCGTTGCAGTCATCAGTCAAACGTACCGCAACTGTAAAAGCCATATCAAAAGGCATTTTTGGAGATTACTGGATAGGCACCAGGGGCGGTTTGTTCCGATATTCGAAACAAACAGGGGTAAAAGGTTTTTACCGAAACAATATTCAGGAACCGCGCAGCCTGTCAAACAATTCTATTCTGAGTATTTTTCACGATCAACGAGGAGACACCTGGATTGGAACACGCGGAGGCCTCAACCTTTTGGCCAAAAGCAAGCAGGTATTTCATAGCTTTACCGCTCAACATAACGACGACCGATACCTCAACAGCAGTACGATTTATGCTCTATGGATGGACAAGCAAAACAGAGTTTGGTGTGGAACTGAAGACGGAGGCGTAAATATTTACAACCCTAAAAGCGGAAGATACAACTATATAACCACCGAGGGGCGACCCGGATATACCATTTCTCAAAACTGTATAAAAGCACTTAAAAACGATAACGAAGGAAATCTTTGGGTAGCCACATTCCTTGGAGGAATTGATGTTATTGACCTGGGCACTGGCCGTGTTACCAATTACAGCCACAAAACAAATCAAGCCGGTACGCTATCGGATAACCGGGTATGGGACATTTGTATTGATGAAGATGAGCAGGTGTGGATTGCAACCAGCAAAGGCATCGACAGATATGATAAGAACAGCAACATGTTTATTCATTATCCACAATTAAACGGCCATGAAAGTATACAGTGGATTAAAGCCGACTCGAAAGGTAATTTATGGATGGGAAGTGGTGACGAATTAATTGTTTTTAACTATCGCCAAAATAAAATTAATCGTTGGTTTGAACGTACACGAAGCATGCTCGAAGACGCTCAGAACCAAATATGGGTTGCTACTAACGACAAAGGAATTGCTCTATACTCGGTCGATAATGGCCCTAAGAAATACTACAACGAAACCGACGGATTATCCAACAATCAAGCCTTATGCATTTTGGAGGATAAACACAAAAACCTTTGGATTAGTACAACCAATGGCCTCTCAAAATTTAATCCCAGAAAAGAAATATTTCAACGATTCACAAGTAAAGACGGCCTGGCCAACAACCAGTTTTGTTATGGCGCAGCATTAAAAAGCGATAACGGCGATCTTTATTTCGGAACTGTTTCCGGTTTTAATGTTTTTAATCCGAACGAAATTAATGTTGACGAATCGGGTGTTCCGCTCGTATTTACAGACCTAAAAGTATTTAACAAAACAGTGCCGGTAGGAACAGACAAAAAATCAATTTTGAAACAAAGTATTACCGAAACGGACCACCTTGTTTTTAATCACAAACAAAATGTATTTACGCTTGAGTTTGCAGCACTAAACTACGTTAACAGCGAAAATAACTTGTATTCATACAAGCTGGAAGGCTTCAACACCGATTGGAACGAACCCAGCAAAAGCCGCACAGCAACCTACACAAACCTTAACCCCGGCAACTACACACTGCGCATTAAACGCATAATTATCGGAGCAGAAGAGGATCAGGCTGAATTGCAAATGACTATTACTATTTTACCTCCTTTTTGGAAAACCCGGTGGTTCTTATTTCTTGTTTTCCTGTTCATTTTTGCTTTGGTTTACACTACAATCCAGTTTTTTATTAACCGCGAGAAAATAAAAACACAGTTACTTATCGAGCGCTCAAATGCCCGAAAACTGCATGAAATAGACATGATGAAGTTAAAGTTCTTCACCAATATATCGCATGAAATACGAACACCTTTAACCCTCATCCTTGGGCCACTAAACAAACTTACACAATCAAAAAATATCGATCCCGAAACAAAAGAGAATCTGCACCTGATGCACCGGAATGCGCAGAATCTCGACAGGTTGATTAGCCAATTACTTGATTTCAGGAAATTACAATCGGGCAACTTAAAGCTTAATCTTACCGAAGCCGATATTGTAAGTTTTGTAAATAGCATTGTAAACTCGTTTCGCGATTATGCTATCGAGAAAGATATTAAGCTAAGTTTTAAATCGTTGAAAAAACGATTGTTTGTTTCGTTTGACCCCGATAAAGTTGAAAAAATCATAAACAACCTGCTTTCAAATGCTTTTAAATACACCGAAGCAAATGGATCAATAGCTGTAAACCTTTCATTGATTTTTGATGCCGCTGATGATGATTTTACGGATGCCAATGAAGAAAAACAGTTTATAGAAATTAGCATCAAAGACACGGGAAAAGGTATCCCCAGAAAAAATATGGACCGTATTTTTATGCGTTTCTTTCAGAACGATGAAACCGATGCCAAAACAGGCGCAGGCATCGGGCTTGCCCTGGTTAAAGACCTAGTAAAACTGCATAAAGGCGAAATTTTTGTTACCAGCAAAGAGGGCAAGGGTACACGGTTTACCATACGAATTCCTTACAACGAGGGAATAGAAAAGCCTGCACAACAAAAGCAACTGCCAAACTTATCAGAGCAGGAGTCCATAGCATCGCCGGTGATTACCCAGGCTCAAGCGCCTAAAGAAGATGCCAAAATTATGCTTATTGTTGAAGACAATGCTGATGTAAGACAATTTATCAGTTCGCACTTTACGGCTTATTACCAAATTCACCAGGCGGTAAATGGCGAAGATGGCTGGATAAAGGCACTGGAAACTGTTCCGGATATTATTATTAGCGATATAATTATGCCCGAAGTGAATGGTTATGAGTTATGTAAACGCATAAAATCCGACGAACGCACATCGCATATTCCAATTCTGCTGCTTACGGCTATGCACTCCAAAGAACACGAACTAAAGGGCCTAACAAAAGGAGCCGATGACTACATCACAAAACCATTCGACCTGTCGGTTTTGCAGGCTAAAGTTGAAAATATTTTATCCATGCGCGACTCGTTGAAAGAAAAATACACCTCCAAAATGATACTTGAACCAACAAACGTTGTGCTTACCTCACCTGATGAAAAATTTCTGAAACGTGTGGTTGATGTTGTAGAAGAAAATATTGGAGATAGTGAGTTAGACATTGAAAATTTTGCTGGGAAAGTGGGCATTAGCCGAATGCAACTGTACCGTAAACTACAGGCATTAACCAACATGACAGTTAAGGAGTTTATACGCCACATTCGACTGAAACGGGCCACACAACTACTCGATCAACAAAAACTAAATATTTCGGAAATTGCCTACCAGGTAGGATTTAAAGACCTTTCTCATTTTAGAAAATGTTTTAAACGCGAATTTGGGATGAGTGCAACGGAGTATCTGGCAAAAAAAAATCAGGAAAAAGAGAGTGCTTAA